One stretch of Gloeocapsa sp. DLM2.Bin57 DNA includes these proteins:
- the folP gene encoding dihydropteroate synthase translates to MSSLTIRNHSFNWGSKTYLMGILNVTPDSFSDGGEFNNLSKAIAQAEKLVNSGADLLDIGGQSTRPGAEIIPLATELERVIPVVKELRSRLDIPISVDTTRSQVASAAIAAGADLINDISGGTIDPEMFTVVANLGVPLILMHSRGTPQTMQQLTQYDDLITEIKAFLAARINTAVAMGIKRSHLIIDPGIGFAKNYDQNRQILGNLEEFKYLETPILVGPSRKSFIGQILGKSDPKDRVWGTAAACCLAIAGGADLLRVHDVREMSEVCTVFDAIYRN, encoded by the coding sequence TTGTCTAGTTTAACTATTAGAAATCATTCCTTTAACTGGGGAAGCAAAACCTATCTGATGGGGATACTTAACGTTACTCCCGATAGTTTTAGTGATGGTGGCGAATTTAATAACCTCTCTAAGGCTATTGCACAAGCTGAAAAACTGGTCAATTCAGGTGCTGATCTCCTCGATATTGGTGGTCAATCCACTCGTCCTGGGGCTGAAATTATCCCTTTAGCAACAGAACTTGAACGAGTTATTCCTGTAGTTAAAGAATTGCGCTCAAGATTAGATATTCCTATTTCTGTGGATACCACTAGATCTCAAGTAGCTTCGGCGGCGATCGCCGCAGGGGCTGATTTAATCAACGATATCTCAGGTGGAACAATAGATCCTGAAATGTTTACAGTAGTGGCTAATCTAGGTGTTCCCCTTATTTTAATGCACAGTCGGGGTACTCCTCAAACTATGCAGCAATTAACCCAATATGATGATTTAATCACAGAAATAAAGGCTTTTTTAGCAGCTAGAATCAATACTGCTGTGGCTATGGGTATTAAGCGATCGCATTTGATTATTGACCCTGGTATTGGTTTTGCCAAAAATTATGACCAAAATCGCCAAATTTTAGGCAATTTAGAGGAATTTAAGTACTTAGAAACTCCTATCTTAGTAGGACCATCTCGTAAAAGCTTTATCGGTCAAATTCTCGGGAAAAGTGATCCTAAAGATAGGGTGTGGGGGACAGCTGCTGCTTGTTGTCTGGCGATCGCAGGTGGTGCTGATCTTCTCCGAGTCCACGATGTTAGGGAAATGAGTGAGGTTTGTACTGTTTTTGATGCTATATATCGTAACTAG
- a CDS encoding Crp/Fnr family transcriptional regulator, translating to MLLTYYTPCQSSDREENNQGRSLRFYEKGENIPLIPSGVWQVDYGVVQLSQLHLDGEEILLGWAKASTFFGRGLSQIEAYQAKALSDVSLKWYLLEEIGNNPNLTQLALQQLITRIKQTEALLAIAGLRRVEDRLQALLNLLQQELSEPVANGNRIMVRLTHQNLASTIGTTRVTITRLLGEFQRHNWIKLDSDRHIIILNTFPK from the coding sequence ATGCTCTTAACTTACTACACACCTTGTCAGTCTTCTGACCGAGAAGAAAACAATCAGGGACGAAGTTTACGTTTCTACGAAAAAGGGGAAAATATACCACTGATTCCTTCGGGAGTTTGGCAAGTAGATTATGGTGTGGTGCAATTGAGTCAATTACACCTTGATGGGGAAGAAATCCTCTTGGGATGGGCTAAAGCCTCTACTTTCTTTGGCAGAGGTTTGAGTCAAATCGAAGCTTATCAAGCTAAAGCTCTCTCTGATGTATCTTTAAAATGGTATCTGTTAGAAGAAATTGGGAATAACCCTAACTTAACTCAATTAGCTCTACAACAGCTGATTACTAGAATTAAACAAACTGAAGCTTTATTGGCGATCGCTGGTTTGCGTCGCGTTGAAGATAGACTACAAGCCTTATTAAACCTTTTACAACAAGAATTGAGTGAGCCTGTTGCTAATGGTAACCGCATTATGGTACGCTTAACTCACCAAAACCTAGCTAGTACTATTGGCACTACTAGAGTAACTATAACCAGATTATTAGGTGAATTTCAACGTCATAACTGGATTAAGTTAGATAGCGATCGCCATATTATTATTTTAAATACCTTTCCCAAGTAA
- a CDS encoding ABC transporter permease subunit: MLRIKRIPWLYQSIIAIVCCVLIIIGSGLPTRANETLRVATEPTFPPFEMRDKDGNLVGFDIDIMNALGEEAGFNIEWVTLPFDGIVPALQVGQVDAAISGMTITPERAQTVAFSRPYFKSGLAIAVREGNEDINSFEDLEGKRIAVQIGTTGAIQSATIPGAIVSNFDSSVFALQELVNGNVDAVVNDAPVTLFAIKETNLQGIKIAGEFVTEEYYGIAFPFNSPNVERINQAIETLITNGRYQEIYEAWFGVAPPTLPEVAPTLLNADTQVTNNLDWARLLPNFLIGALVTLQITAVATFVGMIGGVIIAVIRKSKLKILRMLAKWYVDFFRGTPLLVQLFMIYFGLPALLQGMGLNLTLGRFPAAIAALGMNAAAYLSEIIRGGIDSVDPGQLEAAECLGMNPTQAMSYVIFPQAFRRMIPPLGNEFITLLKDTSLVAVIGYEELFRRGQLAVAVTFRAFEIYAAIALIYLILNLLSSRFFSFLEVWMDPVKKAKKAAAKQQTA; encoded by the coding sequence ATGTTGAGAATCAAAAGAATTCCGTGGTTGTATCAATCGATTATAGCAATAGTTTGTTGCGTTTTAATCATAATTGGTTCAGGGTTACCTACTAGAGCCAATGAGACCTTAAGAGTAGCCACAGAGCCAACTTTTCCCCCTTTTGAAATGCGAGATAAAGACGGCAATCTCGTCGGGTTTGATATTGATATTATGAACGCTTTAGGAGAAGAAGCCGGATTCAATATCGAATGGGTGACCTTACCCTTTGACGGGATTGTTCCTGCGTTACAAGTAGGACAAGTTGACGCAGCTATCAGCGGGATGACGATTACGCCAGAACGTGCGCAGACAGTCGCTTTTTCTCGTCCTTACTTTAAATCAGGTTTAGCGATCGCCGTGCGAGAAGGAAACGAAGACATTAACAGCTTTGAAGACTTAGAAGGAAAAAGAATAGCGGTTCAAATCGGTACAACAGGAGCAATCCAATCAGCCACAATACCAGGAGCGATCGTTTCCAACTTTGACTCATCGGTTTTTGCTTTACAAGAATTAGTCAACGGTAACGTAGATGCAGTAGTCAACGATGCACCTGTTACCTTATTCGCGATTAAAGAGACTAATCTTCAAGGTATAAAAATTGCGGGAGAATTTGTCACCGAGGAATATTACGGTATTGCTTTTCCCTTCAACTCTCCCAACGTAGAAAGAATTAACCAAGCAATAGAAACACTAATCACCAATGGTAGATATCAAGAAATTTATGAAGCCTGGTTTGGAGTAGCGCCACCGACATTACCAGAAGTTGCGCCAACTTTACTAAATGCAGACACACAAGTCACAAATAACCTAGACTGGGCAAGACTATTACCTAACTTCTTAATTGGTGCGTTAGTTACTTTACAAATAACCGCGGTAGCGACTTTTGTCGGTATGATTGGGGGGGTTATCATCGCGGTAATTCGTAAGTCTAAACTCAAAATTTTACGAATGCTAGCTAAATGGTACGTTGACTTTTTCCGTGGTACACCATTACTAGTACAGCTGTTTATGATTTACTTTGGTTTACCCGCTTTACTCCAAGGAATGGGTTTAAATTTGACCTTGGGTCGTTTTCCTGCAGCGATCGCTGCTTTAGGGATGAACGCTGCAGCTTATCTGAGTGAAATCATCAGAGGAGGTATTGACTCAGTAGATCCTGGTCAATTGGAAGCTGCAGAATGTTTAGGAATGAATCCTACTCAAGCGATGTCTTATGTTATTTTCCCCCAAGCTTTTCGTCGGATGATACCACCATTAGGTAATGAATTTATTACCCTACTCAAAGACACTAGCTTAGTAGCGGTAATTGGTTATGAAGAGTTATTCCGTCGAGGACAATTAGCGGTAGCTGTCACTTTCCGCGCTTTTGAAATTTACGCAGCGATCGCCTTAATTTATTTAATTCTGAATTTATTGTCTTCGCGATTTTTCTCATTCTTAGAAGTTTGGATGGATCCTGTCAAGAAAGCTAAAAAAGCAGCAGCGAAACAACAAACAGCCTAA
- a CDS encoding DUF4278 domain-containing protein, which yields MNLSYRGCQYQKFPVSLVGYHQQINLKYRGVNYSVNGGMPTISKPNVVLKYRGISYQVVDSYIHSEKIITFPHNSVIA from the coding sequence ATGAACTTATCTTATCGCGGTTGTCAATATCAAAAATTTCCTGTTTCTCTAGTCGGATATCACCAACAAATTAATCTTAAATATAGAGGAGTAAATTATAGTGTTAATGGAGGAATGCCCACTATTAGTAAACCCAATGTTGTTTTAAAATATCGAGGAATTTCTTATCAAGTTGTTGATAGTTATATCCATTCTGAAAAGATCATCACTTTTCCTCATAATTCTGTTATTGCTTAA
- a CDS encoding DUF1257 domain-containing protein: MSHFSTLRTKITDAEILKASLRDLGISIQNDADVRGYNGQRIRADIVAVLEGEYDLGWSCNSDGTYDLIADLWGVAKKHNQTELINSINQKYAVNKTLAEVKQRGLQNANVKVVLQ, translated from the coding sequence ATGTCCCACTTCAGCACCCTTCGTACCAAAATCACCGATGCTGAAATCCTTAAAGCTTCCTTGCGCGACCTAGGAATCAGTATTCAAAACGATGCTGATGTCCGTGGCTATAATGGTCAAAGAATCCGTGCTGACATCGTTGCTGTTCTCGAAGGAGAATACGACTTAGGCTGGTCTTGCAATAGCGATGGCACCTACGATCTAATCGCAGATCTCTGGGGTGTAGCTAAAAAACATAACCAAACCGAGTTAATCAATTCCATCAACCAAAAATATGCAGTTAATAAAACACTAGCAGAAGTTAAGCAACGTGGACTGCAGAACGCCAATGTTAAAGTAGTGCTTCAGTAA
- a CDS encoding AAA family ATPase gives MKEELSTLIEAQYPLIYLVTSEEERAEQAINKIAQNNSQHRRVYVWTVTHGIVEYGQPRQTTQHNTVSPEAAVEWVIRQKEPGIYIFKDLHPFIDAPPTTRWLRDAIASFKGTDKSIILMSPLQNIPIELEKDAVVLDFDLPDMGELNQVLSAQLDKTKGKRITTEVREKLLKAALGLTKDEAEKVYRKARVQAGRLTETEVEIVLTEKKQLIRRNGILEYIEEDETIAAVGGLEELKKWLTQRADAFTERAREYGLPQPKGMLILGVPGCGKSLIAKTTSRLWGLPLLRLDMGRVYDGSMVGRSEANLRNALKTAESISPVILFIDELDKAFAGGAGSADSDGGTSSRIFGSFLTWMQEKNSPVFVMATANRVDRLPGEFLRKGRFDEIFFVDLPNPQERQDIFTIHLGKRRSEITRFDLEQLAKVSDGFSGAEIEQAIIAAMYDAFAQDREFTQLDIIAAIKATLPLSRTMTEQVSALRDWARQRARTASASVAEYQRMEF, from the coding sequence ATGAAAGAAGAGTTAAGCACATTAATAGAAGCGCAATATCCCCTAATCTACCTTGTGACCTCAGAAGAAGAAAGAGCAGAACAAGCGATTAATAAAATAGCGCAAAATAACAGTCAGCATCGACGGGTGTATGTGTGGACGGTAACCCATGGCATCGTTGAATATGGTCAACCCAGACAAACTACTCAACATAATACTGTTTCCCCAGAAGCAGCGGTAGAGTGGGTAATTAGACAAAAAGAGCCAGGAATATATATATTTAAGGATCTACATCCCTTTATCGACGCACCACCAACAACACGTTGGTTAAGAGATGCGATCGCTAGTTTCAAGGGAACAGACAAAAGTATCATACTGATGTCGCCATTACAAAATATACCTATAGAGCTAGAAAAAGATGCAGTGGTGCTAGACTTTGATCTTCCTGACATGGGAGAACTAAATCAGGTATTGTCAGCACAACTAGACAAAACCAAAGGCAAACGCATCACCACTGAAGTGAGAGAAAAACTACTCAAAGCAGCTTTAGGACTTACCAAAGACGAGGCCGAGAAAGTCTATCGTAAAGCTAGAGTTCAAGCAGGGCGTCTTACCGAGACAGAGGTAGAAATAGTCCTCACAGAGAAAAAACAGCTCATTAGACGTAACGGTATCCTAGAATATATTGAAGAAGATGAAACCATCGCCGCTGTAGGTGGTTTGGAAGAACTGAAAAAATGGCTGACACAGAGAGCGGACGCTTTCACCGAAAGAGCTAGAGAATATGGACTACCCCAACCCAAGGGAATGCTCATCTTAGGAGTCCCAGGTTGTGGAAAATCCCTGATAGCTAAAACCACTTCTCGCCTCTGGGGTTTACCACTATTACGTCTAGACATGGGTAGAGTTTATGACGGCTCTATGGTAGGACGTTCAGAAGCTAACCTGCGTAACGCCCTCAAAACAGCCGAATCAATCTCACCAGTAATCCTCTTTATTGATGAGTTAGATAAAGCCTTCGCAGGAGGAGCGGGATCAGCTGACTCTGATGGTGGTACATCTAGTCGGATCTTTGGTTCATTCCTAACCTGGATGCAAGAGAAAAACTCTCCCGTGTTCGTGATGGCAACAGCCAACCGCGTGGATAGATTACCCGGGGAATTTCTACGTAAAGGTCGCTTCGACGAGATATTTTTTGTTGACCTCCCCAACCCTCAAGAAAGACAAGATATTTTCACAATTCACCTTGGTAAACGTCGCTCTGAAATTACTCGCTTCGATTTAGAGCAGTTAGCTAAGGTATCAGATGGTTTTTCCGGAGCAGAGATAGAGCAAGCGATCATCGCTGCAATGTACGACGCATTTGCTCAAGACCGCGAATTCACACAGCTAGACATCATCGCGGCTATTAAGGCAACTCTACCTCTATCCCGGACAATGACTGAGCAGGTAAGCGCCCTGAGAGATTGGGCCAGACAGAGGGCGCGCACTGCTTCAGCCTCCGTCGCTGAGTATCAGCGGATGGAGTTCTAA
- a CDS encoding DUF2470 domain-containing protein, whose product MSETITNTVSQRICQHMNEDHSDAVALYAQVFGNVTAVQSAKMLSIDSQGMNLLIQTPQTEVTTRIEFDHNLIDAEDAHHTLIAMLKQARKTLYYKED is encoded by the coding sequence ATGTCAGAAACTATTACTAACACAGTTAGTCAACGTATTTGCCAACATATGAACGAGGATCATAGTGACGCAGTAGCCCTATACGCTCAAGTTTTTGGCAACGTCACGGCAGTCCAAAGCGCTAAAATGCTCTCTATTGATTCTCAAGGAATGAATCTTCTGATACAAACCCCACAAACAGAAGTTACTACCAGAATAGAATTTGACCATAATTTGATAGACGCAGAAGACGCCCATCATACCCTAATAGCTATGCTTAAACAAGCTAGAAAAACTTTATATTACAAAGAGGATTAA
- the lptC gene encoding LPS export ABC transporter periplasmic protein LptC: MNNILSSFSNINLIVKNLFSLITTRSLLLFFLLTGCQAESIPETSSNPDNGGVTESQLILSNAILEQANPAGQTLWRVKSVETKYSPDRQFAYLDGVTGNYWQNQELAIYLTAEKGQVIDDGEIIILTDNVVITDVRNQTVITGDELTWYTQNNLLILRGNLAGKHTQFNFTALMGKYYTDTQELELSGDVVGYSQESPLKFNSNQLLWQIESENILVNSPVEIVRYDEQAIITEKITSDKLEIDLESHQAKFSNNVEFISFQPAVQIASNSLIWYYQERRIIADEPVKIVHHEEELTLTANQGELDLVTEIAHLSNGVQGKTPRNQANLYSRELTWSINTQIVEARGNVVYEQIEPDLHLRGDKAIGTLQDNNIVVTGSEENQIVTDIKW, from the coding sequence ATAAATAATATTTTATCAAGTTTTAGTAACATAAATTTAATTGTGAAAAATCTATTTTCCTTAATTACTACCAGAAGTCTATTATTATTTTTTTTGCTGACAGGTTGTCAAGCAGAAAGTATCCCTGAGACATCTTCAAACCCTGATAATGGTGGTGTGACTGAAAGTCAGTTAATTCTATCTAATGCTATTTTAGAACAAGCTAACCCCGCAGGACAAACTCTCTGGAGAGTTAAATCAGTTGAAACTAAATATAGTCCGGATCGTCAGTTTGCTTATCTAGATGGTGTTACTGGTAATTATTGGCAAAATCAGGAATTAGCTATCTATCTTACCGCAGAAAAAGGTCAAGTTATTGACGATGGTGAGATTATTATTTTAACAGATAATGTGGTTATTACTGATGTGCGCAATCAAACGGTGATTACGGGAGATGAACTAACTTGGTACACCCAAAATAATTTATTAATCTTGAGAGGTAATTTAGCTGGTAAACATACCCAATTCAATTTTACTGCTTTAATGGGAAAATATTATACTGATACTCAGGAATTAGAGTTAAGCGGAGATGTTGTCGGTTATAGTCAAGAATCTCCTCTGAAATTTAATTCTAATCAATTACTTTGGCAAATAGAGTCAGAAAATATTCTAGTTAATTCTCCCGTAGAAATAGTTCGTTATGATGAACAAGCGATAATTACTGAGAAAATTACGTCTGACAAATTAGAGATAGATTTAGAGTCACATCAAGCCAAGTTTAGCAATAATGTTGAATTTATTTCTTTTCAACCTGCTGTACAAATTGCGAGTAATTCTTTAATTTGGTATTACCAAGAAAGAAGAATTATTGCTGATGAACCCGTGAAAATAGTACACCATGAAGAAGAATTAACCCTAACAGCTAATCAGGGAGAATTGGATTTAGTAACAGAAATTGCTCATCTCAGTAATGGTGTTCAGGGTAAAACTCCTCGCAATCAAGCTAATTTATATTCTCGGGAGTTAACTTGGTCAATTAATACTCAAATAGTAGAAGCGAGAGGAAATGTGGTTTATGAGCAAATTGAACCCGATTTACACTTAAGAGGAGATAAAGCTATTGGTACTCTTCAAGATAATAATATCGTCGTTACTGGTAGTGAAGAAAATCAGATAGTTACAGATATTAAATGGTAG
- a CDS encoding FAD-dependent monooxygenase gives MKSSVVIIGGGPAGLATAIALAKRGWQNITVLEKRATLDYYEPDKSYSYQIDGRGQKLTDLLGLTSQLASQSVPNTEFYFTLISKNGNRKTRKVPIVDPNRKTAYWLPRQSLIQLFYEEIVQNWSDSIRVLFATECQEIKEHQQGLEIIAQSSQEQEFSFIPTLLVGCDGFNSVVRQFLNQKEQGKSERFVMQKFPSASSGLKYKVLTLPPNFPLSDTPGDLAESTMAYAIRANFTGRRKAFSLGILPLKNQNQPRSANIITYQDHEIWGLKTTSQLWQFLQEAFPHLPLTKIISNSDLEIFLSSSGGVFPPPQYCSGLSQIIGKPEENLGTGVILFGDAVHCFPPDIGQGVNSALEDVYLFDEVLAQTKDNLWSALPQYQSLRENDVKALIRLVQICYPWQYNQAPLRQKLWSVNFFGRFLLNRLFPFLFNPHSFLLIQNHQLSYAEILAKSNQTTFRLTVGLLLLLIGLYYSIT, from the coding sequence ATGAAATCTTCAGTCGTTATTATCGGAGGAGGTCCGGCGGGTTTAGCTACGGCGATCGCCTTGGCTAAAAGGGGATGGCAAAATATTACTGTTTTAGAAAAACGTGCTACTCTAGATTACTATGAACCTGATAAATCTTATAGTTATCAAATTGATGGTCGCGGACAAAAATTAACGGACTTATTGGGCTTAACTTCTCAATTAGCTAGTCAGAGTGTTCCTAATACTGAGTTTTATTTTACGTTAATTTCCAAAAATGGTAACCGCAAAACTAGAAAAGTTCCGATTGTTGATCCTAATCGAAAAACGGCTTATTGGTTACCTAGACAAAGTTTAATACAGTTATTTTATGAGGAAATTGTCCAAAACTGGTCAGATTCTATCCGTGTTTTATTTGCTACTGAATGTCAAGAAATTAAAGAACATCAACAGGGATTAGAAATTATTGCTCAATCTTCACAGGAACAAGAATTTAGTTTTATTCCTACTTTGTTGGTGGGTTGTGATGGTTTCAACTCGGTTGTTCGTCAATTTCTTAACCAAAAAGAACAAGGAAAATCTGAACGTTTTGTTATGCAAAAATTTCCTTCTGCTAGTAGTGGTTTAAAATATAAGGTTCTTACTCTACCTCCTAATTTTCCTCTGTCAGATACTCCAGGAGATTTAGCTGAGTCAACTATGGCTTATGCTATTCGAGCAAATTTTACTGGACGTCGTAAGGCTTTTTCTTTAGGAATTTTACCCTTAAAAAATCAAAATCAACCTCGCAGTGCTAATATTATCACTTATCAAGATCACGAAATTTGGGGGTTAAAAACTACATCGCAACTTTGGCAATTCTTGCAAGAAGCTTTTCCTCATTTACCATTAACAAAAATTATCTCTAACTCAGATTTAGAAATATTTTTATCTAGTTCTGGTGGAGTTTTTCCCCCTCCTCAATATTGTTCAGGATTATCTCAAATTATTGGTAAACCTGAAGAAAACTTAGGTACAGGTGTTATTCTCTTTGGAGATGCTGTCCATTGTTTCCCTCCAGATATCGGTCAGGGTGTTAATTCTGCTTTAGAAGATGTATATCTATTCGATGAGGTATTAGCACAAACTAAAGACAACTTATGGTCAGCTTTACCCCAATATCAAAGTTTACGGGAAAATGATGTTAAGGCTTTAATTCGTTTGGTACAAATTTGTTATCCTTGGCAATATAATCAAGCGCCATTGCGTCAAAAGTTGTGGAGTGTTAATTTTTTTGGACGTTTTCTGTTAAATCGTTTATTCCCTTTTCTATTTAATCCCCATTCTTTCTTGTTGATTCAAAATCATCAACTCTCTTATGCAGAAATTTTGGCTAAAAGTAATCAAACAACTTTTAGGTTAACTGTGGGATTATTGCTCCTTTTAATTGGGTTATATTATAGTATTACATAA
- a CDS encoding amino acid ABC transporter ATP-binding protein gives MQSPATLTQEATDAVITFENLRKNYGALEVLKGVTGTLKRGEVVSVIGPSGCGKSTLLRCFNRLETINGGTLDVMGIDLSKPKISSKALRTLRIKVGMVFQHFNLFPHLTVLQNLMLAPQQVLGRPANELKDEAIYYLDKVGLADKPNFYPEQLSGGQKQRVAIARSLCMKPQAILFDEPTSALDPELVGEVLNVMRTLAEEGMTMVVVTHEMLFAREVGNRVIFLNKGVVEEDGNPNEVLRNPRSERLKTFLSRMNS, from the coding sequence ATGCAAAGTCCAGCTACTTTAACTCAAGAAGCCACCGACGCGGTGATTACTTTTGAAAATTTAAGAAAAAACTATGGTGCATTAGAAGTTTTAAAGGGTGTTACTGGAACTCTTAAACGTGGTGAAGTGGTTTCGGTAATTGGTCCATCAGGTTGCGGTAAAAGTACTCTTCTGCGTTGCTTTAACCGTCTAGAAACCATCAATGGTGGGACTCTTGATGTGATGGGAATTGATTTATCTAAACCCAAAATTAGTTCTAAAGCTTTGCGTACTTTACGTATTAAGGTGGGTATGGTTTTCCAACATTTTAACCTGTTTCCCCATCTCACAGTTTTACAAAATTTAATGTTAGCCCCCCAACAGGTTTTAGGACGTCCTGCCAATGAGTTAAAAGATGAAGCAATCTACTATCTTGATAAGGTAGGGTTGGCTGATAAACCTAATTTCTATCCTGAACAACTATCCGGTGGTCAAAAACAACGGGTGGCGATCGCTCGTAGTTTGTGTATGAAACCTCAAGCTATTCTTTTTGATGAACCAACAAGCGCTTTAGATCCAGAATTAGTAGGAGAAGTTCTCAACGTTATGCGTACTCTGGCTGAAGAGGGAATGACTATGGTAGTGGTAACCCATGAGATGTTATTCGCTAGAGAGGTTGGTAATCGGGTGATTTTCCTCAATAAAGGTGTGGTAGAAGAAGACGGTAACCCCAACGAAGTGCTCAGAAATCCACGGAGTGAACGTCTCAAAACTTTCTTAAGTCGTATGAATAGTTAA
- a CDS encoding TIGR04376 family protein has protein sequence MGLFDDLNRFLEERLDEFLRNNPHLEINAIVEQLKEQERDTLKKIINLESQERQLQQQILSLAQDIQTWHSRVKKAQNAGEQELAQKAAQREASLLHQGNLVWGQMEVVKQQIVQTKKLLQEIVQKKQEAQIKAQTIAQNQATSNYQTDSATKGWQESTRSYDKYNDPLEKTFQEWETNQELEQMKRNLGK, from the coding sequence ATGGGTTTATTTGATGATCTCAATCGTTTTCTCGAAGAAAGACTAGATGAATTTTTACGCAATAATCCCCATCTAGAAATTAACGCTATTGTAGAACAACTCAAAGAACAAGAAAGAGACACACTCAAAAAAATTATTAATCTAGAATCCCAAGAAAGACAATTACAGCAACAAATACTTAGTTTAGCCCAAGATATTCAAACTTGGCATTCTCGGGTTAAAAAAGCCCAAAACGCGGGAGAACAAGAATTAGCCCAAAAAGCAGCCCAGAGGGAAGCTTCTCTTTTACACCAGGGTAACCTGGTTTGGGGACAAATGGAAGTAGTTAAACAACAAATAGTGCAAACTAAAAAACTTCTACAAGAAATCGTCCAAAAAAAGCAAGAAGCACAAATAAAAGCGCAAACTATCGCCCAAAACCAAGCTACAAGTAATTATCAGACTGATTCAGCTACCAAAGGTTGGCAAGAAAGTACTAGATCTTATGATAAATATAATGATCCTCTGGAAAAAACCTTTCAAGAATGGGAAACTAATCAAGAATTAGAACAAATGAAGCGCAATCTTGGCAAATAA
- a CDS encoding carboxylating nicotinate-nucleotide diphosphorylase yields MMFTLPWIIIDPLLNNWLLEDIGRGDRTTAGLLAQSSPKKATWIAKQQGVIAGLPVAGRVFNLINPQVNFSALVTEGTLVTPGETIATLDGPLDALLMGERVALNLAMRLSGISTLTREYVAKIEDLPTQLVDTRKTTPGLRILEKYAIQVGGGRNHRLGLDDAIMIKDNHIAGSGGIEQAISQIRQTMPYPLTIEVETSNLAQVTEAIALGADIIMLDNMTIPDMVSAVKLIKSQNPHIKIEASGNITLDNIRAVAKTRVDYISTSAPITRSSWLDLSMRII; encoded by the coding sequence ATGATGTTCACATTACCCTGGATCATCATAGATCCATTATTGAATAACTGGTTATTAGAAGATATCGGGAGAGGAGATCGCACCACAGCAGGATTATTAGCCCAATCATCCCCCAAAAAAGCTACCTGGATAGCTAAACAACAGGGAGTAATCGCAGGTTTACCAGTAGCGGGAAGAGTTTTTAACCTGATTAATCCTCAAGTCAACTTTTCTGCTTTGGTAACCGAGGGAACTTTAGTCACACCAGGTGAAACCATCGCTACCCTAGATGGACCTCTCGACGCATTATTAATGGGAGAAAGAGTCGCTTTAAATTTAGCTATGCGTCTGAGTGGAATTTCCACCCTAACTCGGGAATACGTAGCCAAAATTGAGGATTTACCAACCCAACTCGTAGATACCCGTAAAACCACACCAGGGTTAAGGATACTAGAAAAATACGCCATTCAAGTAGGAGGAGGTCGTAACCATCGTCTTGGTTTAGATGACGCAATTATGATTAAAGATAACCATATCGCAGGAAGTGGAGGAATAGAGCAAGCTATCAGTCAAATACGTCAAACTATGCCCTATCCTCTTACCATAGAGGTAGAAACTAGTAATCTAGCACAAGTAACAGAAGCGATCGCCCTTGGCGCTGATATTATTATGCTCGACAATATGACCATTCCCGACATGGTTAGTGCAGTAAAATTAATCAAATCCCAAAACCCCCACATCAAGATCGAAGCATCAGGTAATATTACTTTAGACAATATTCGCGCTGTTGCTAAAACCCGAGTAGATTATATCTCTACTAGTGCCCCCATTACTCGTTCTTCTTGGTTAGATTTAAGTATGAGAATTATATAG
- a CDS encoding glycogen debranching protein: protein MAIWINEQIDPSGIIYACIASPDEELAKSCHQSWQESLSPEQKQQGWSANLRTVESWDEVPVNALKLN, encoded by the coding sequence ATGGCTATTTGGATAAACGAACAAATTGATCCCAGCGGCATAATATATGCCTGTATTGCATCACCTGATGAAGAATTAGCCAAGTCTTGTCACCAATCCTGGCAAGAGAGTTTAAGTCCCGAACAAAAACAACAGGGTTGGTCTGCTAATTTACGTACTGTAGAATCTTGGGACGAAGTACCTGTAAACGCCTTAAAACTAAACTAG